A genomic segment from Actinoplanes sichuanensis encodes:
- a CDS encoding putative bifunctional diguanylate cyclase/phosphodiesterase: protein MGRNALWDRVRVVVDDAVVLASLVLLAWPVADPAQPGGLLGRIMPLLAVLCLGLAVLLLDNRRGVLRYVTVAAALTVAGIRHVAGDLPPVATWLVLLVAGAGLLRQFLGHRIDPERNRQQTLLAQQAFRDPLTGLGNRRMFVEYAEEVLAEPSRTQTAVIVVDLDGLKEVNDVLGHAAGDELLRAAADRLAVNVRANDTVARLDGDEFVVLLPGLEDEQAAVAVAERVLTELHRPLQVAGVALSIRASAGVAITDGHDGLDGVLRRADQALIRAKRDGGGVARRFDPVLFAKAEQRRIAEQDLMRGLEAGEFEVHYQPIVDLDNGGITVGVEALVRWRHPEKGLVPPALFLDLAEQLGQVPRLGGWVLEEACRQALAWQDRHPGFEMNVNLSASQLTNPRLIDEVREVLERTGLPPQDLVLELTESVALTDLVESARVLSQLKELGVRIALDDFGTGFSSLSHLSTLPVDVVKIDRSFVQAMPETGGASVAEAVLHIARTFNLSPVAEGVEDAGQAERLKDLGAGRAQGYHFARPMPAIGVTELLDKQSAEVKLEM, encoded by the coding sequence GTGGGTCGCAACGCTCTGTGGGACCGGGTTCGGGTCGTCGTCGACGACGCCGTGGTGCTCGCGTCGCTGGTACTGCTCGCCTGGCCGGTGGCCGATCCCGCGCAGCCCGGTGGGCTGCTGGGGCGGATCATGCCGCTCCTGGCGGTGCTCTGCCTGGGCCTCGCCGTTCTGCTGCTGGACAACAGGCGTGGGGTGCTGCGGTATGTCACCGTGGCGGCCGCCCTGACCGTCGCCGGCATCAGGCACGTCGCCGGGGATCTCCCGCCGGTGGCGACCTGGCTGGTCCTGCTGGTGGCGGGTGCCGGGCTGCTGCGACAGTTCCTCGGCCACCGGATCGACCCGGAGCGGAACCGCCAGCAGACGCTACTCGCGCAGCAGGCCTTCCGGGACCCGCTGACCGGCCTCGGCAACCGGCGGATGTTCGTCGAGTACGCCGAGGAGGTGCTCGCCGAGCCGTCCCGCACCCAGACCGCGGTGATCGTGGTCGACCTGGACGGTCTGAAAGAGGTCAACGACGTGCTCGGGCACGCCGCGGGCGACGAGCTGCTGCGTGCGGCGGCCGACCGTCTCGCCGTGAACGTGCGTGCCAACGACACGGTGGCCCGTCTCGACGGCGACGAGTTCGTGGTGCTGCTGCCCGGCCTGGAGGACGAGCAGGCGGCGGTCGCGGTGGCCGAGCGTGTGCTGACCGAGCTGCACCGCCCGCTGCAGGTGGCCGGAGTGGCGCTGAGCATCCGGGCCAGTGCCGGTGTCGCCATCACCGACGGCCACGACGGCCTGGACGGAGTGCTGCGCCGCGCCGACCAGGCCCTGATCCGGGCCAAGCGGGACGGCGGTGGAGTGGCCCGCCGGTTCGACCCGGTGCTGTTCGCGAAGGCGGAGCAGCGTCGGATCGCCGAGCAGGACCTGATGCGCGGTCTGGAGGCGGGCGAGTTCGAGGTGCACTACCAGCCGATCGTGGACCTGGACAACGGCGGGATCACCGTCGGGGTGGAGGCGCTGGTCCGCTGGCGGCACCCGGAGAAGGGCCTGGTCCCGCCGGCGCTCTTCCTGGACCTGGCCGAGCAGCTGGGTCAGGTTCCCCGGCTCGGCGGCTGGGTGCTCGAGGAGGCCTGCCGGCAGGCACTGGCCTGGCAGGACCGGCACCCCGGTTTCGAGATGAACGTCAACCTGTCGGCGTCCCAGTTGACCAACCCCAGGCTGATCGACGAGGTCCGGGAGGTGCTGGAGCGTACCGGCCTGCCCCCGCAGGACCTGGTGCTGGAGCTGACCGAGTCGGTGGCGCTGACCGACCTGGTCGAGTCGGCCCGGGTGCTGAGCCAGCTCAAGGAGTTGGGTGTCCGGATCGCCCTGGACGACTTCGGCACCGGCTTCTCCTCGCTCAGCCACCTCAGCACCCTGCCCGTCGACGTGGTCAAGATCGACCGCTCGTTCGTGCAGGCGATGCCGGAGACCGGCGGCGCCTCGGTCGCCGAGGCGGTGCTGCACATCGCCCGGACCTTCAACCTGTCACCGGTCGCCGAGGGTGTCGAGGACGCCGGTCAGGCCGAGCGGCTCAAGGACCTGGGCGCCGGCCGGGCGCAGGGTTACCACTTCGCCCGGCCGATGCCGGCGATCGGGGTGACCGAACTGCTCGACAAGCAGTCGGCCGAGGTCAAGCTCGAGATGTAG